In a genomic window of Thunnus thynnus chromosome 16, fThuThy2.1, whole genome shotgun sequence:
- the clec14a gene encoding C-type lectin domain family 14 member A, producing MASWLSSCCIYLWIITLLRGVSAEPASTPKYILNRNEVNFDQAKIKCSPGVLTTLATKQEVADVLQLVSSGSPLEKTRFTYWVGLQKPKNECIVSELPLKGFKWMADGGEEMEMSRWKEEPKGTCTTVRCAVLTGELNRSTVSSWGLLSVSCKTKSQFICKLADGQTVRRPEDLTPEPATPESKPPTPESKPATPESKPPTPESKPPTPESKPPTPESKPAAPESKPATPEPEPEPDAGPESDSCIHPVASIRSLSLHPNDSSRILVECWSSVKLELHCSGRPAVWRLQDDSPANFTAICLPCIDGFKKDTSGNCVDIDECGGGGGPCRHTCLNTQGSYKCVCSDQDGEYHDEDSQVCTGNLIWVIVAVAALIVLVVVIAVTVKCCLMRRSKKRAMKKAEKMDMDSKDGKDSFETANEKTTT from the coding sequence ATGGCGTCTTGGCTGAGCTCCTGCTGCATTTACCTGTGGATCATCACCCTGCTCAGAGGCGTCTCTGCTGAGCCGGCCTCGACGCCAAAATACATCCTCAACCGCAATGAGGTCAACTTCGATCAGGCCAAAATTAAGTGTTCCCCTGGTGTCCTCACCACGCTCGCAACCAAGCAGGAGGTCGCCGACGTCCTCCAGCTGGTCTCCTCAGGATCACCTCTGGAGAAGACAAGATTCACCTACTGGGTTGGACTGCAGAAGCCCAAGAACGAGTGCATCGTGTCCGAGCTGCCACTGAAAGGGTTCAAGTGGATGGCGGACGGTGGCGAGGAGATGGAGATGAGCCGCTGGAAGGAGGAGCCAAAGGGAACCTGCACCACGGTTCGATGCGCGGTACTGACAGGGGAGTTAAACAGGTCGACTGTCAGCAGCTGGGGTCTGCTCTCCGTCAGCTGTAAGACCAAGAGCCAGTTCATCTGCAAGCTGGCAGACGGACAGACAGTACGGAGACCTGAGGACCTAACACCAGAACCAGCTACACCTGAATCTAAACCACCTACACCTGAATCTAAACCTGCTACACCTGAATCTAAACCACCTACACCTGAATCTAAACCACCTACACCTGAATCTAAACCACCTACACCTGAATCTAAACCAGCTGCACCTGAATCTAAACCAGCTACACCTGAACCAGAACCTGAGCCTGACGCTGGACCAGAGTCGGACTCGTGCATCCACCCAGTCGCCTCCATTCGCTCCCTCAGTCTGCACCCGAACGACAGTAGCAGGATCCTGGTGGAGTGCTGGTCGTCGGTCAAGCTGGAGCTGCACTGCTCGGGCCGTCCTGCCGTGTGGCGTCTGCAGGACGACTCTCCCGCCAACTTCACCGCCATCTGTCTGCCGTGCATTGACGGCTTTAAGAAAGACACTTCTGGAAACTGTGTGGACATTGATGAgtgcggcggcggcggcggcccctgcagacacacctgcctGAACACACAGGGCTCCTACAAGTGTGTCTGCTCTGACCAGGACGGGGAATACCATGACGAGGACTCGCAAGTGTGCACAGGCAACCTGATCTGGGTGATTGTTGCCGTGGCTGCGCTGATCGTGCTGGTGGTGGTCATCGCGGTGACGGTGAAGTGTTGCCTGATGAGGCGGTCGAAGAAACGCGCCATGAAGAAAGCGGAGAAGATGGACATGGACAGCAAGGACGGCAAGGATTCCTTCGAAACAGCCAATGAGAAGACGACAACATGA